A genomic region of Candidatus Dependentiae bacterium contains the following coding sequences:
- the cmk gene encoding (d)CMP kinase, whose product MIITIDGPAGSGKSSIAKTLAEKLNIYYLNTGLLYRAVAYVWLQTDPKLENINKINSDNLKFIKNIEYKYLDKLPQIFYQNKNITDQLLNNSISQAASILSSIETVRAELLDLQRIVAKTYNIVCEGRDCGSIIFPDADYKFYLTATLDVRAKRIFEDKGRKDNDVSLGKVKEELEIRDKRDQARKIAPLVIPNGAVIIDNSEFSKEETLFKILFYIKNT is encoded by the coding sequence ATGATTATTACAATTGATGGACCTGCCGGATCCGGTAAAAGCAGTATTGCCAAAACTTTGGCTGAAAAATTAAATATTTATTATTTAAATACGGGTTTGTTATATAGAGCCGTTGCATATGTTTGGTTACAAACAGATCCAAAACTTGAAAATATTAATAAAATAAATAGCGATAATTTAAAATTTATAAAAAATATCGAATATAAATATCTGGATAAATTACCACAAATTTTTTATCAAAATAAAAATATTACCGATCAACTTTTAAATAATTCTATTTCGCAAGCAGCTTCAATTTTAAGCTCAATAGAAACTGTGAGGGCTGAATTATTGGATTTGCAAAGAATCGTTGCTAAGACTTACAATATTGTTTGCGAGGGACGTGATTGTGGATCAATTATATTCCCGGATGCAGATTATAAATTTTATCTGACTGCAACGCTTGATGTTCGAGCAAAAAGAATTTTTGAAGACAAGGGTCGTAAAGATAACGATGTTTCTCTTGGAAAAGTTAAAGAAGAACTTGAGATTCGAGACAAAAGAGATCAAGCGAGAAAAATAGCGCCGCTTGTTATTCCTAACGGTGCAGTTATTATTGATAACTCTGAATTTTCAAAAGAAGAAACTCTTTTTAAAATTTTGTTTTATATAAAAAATACTTAA
- a CDS encoding metallophosphoesterase codes for MNKRFLLFFILLEQMIALYGMERTPSIPISKVKKEWSKDDFISKYGEKTWDAYLRSKKYLRSDVPEVKIEQEPAVNIKQEPILSIDIPKSKTLEELSGVKDYIELKKIFSAPKEVLEKLTKKVLDLSINNEISLLNTKEYWFDSAQDINLNTESLDKQELYYIKKSDVKNGERYIVIGVIGDLHGNFEAFDQIIMDLIENRKILSSDLKITNDYKFIGLGDFVDRGKKSLNIVLIFMILRLINGEGVIFLKGNHEDSALTSDVYDFSEELMDKLDWDTKSFYNFFKLLPVAYFAKDEKDKFSMFSHGGWTRTILKQADFFKSDKIFLKINSQMAHFLLWNDIDFISESSYGIRPSNRGDGVYEMPYKSCLSDMRLLGIYRKYNGHMHLVPKGNPQSDEYDNLRYYHSPGFTYKHSLLDEDTQIYTIISSSIIYDEFGIENISYYPSYLELCFYSLGCDVHGYIKKENNNFFTRTAVKKYHETWEYLYF; via the coding sequence GTGAATAAGCGATTTCTATTATTTTTTATTTTATTAGAGCAAATGATAGCTCTTTATGGGATGGAAAGGACTCCATCTATTCCTATTTCAAAAGTTAAAAAAGAATGGTCTAAAGATGATTTTATATCGAAATATGGAGAAAAAACGTGGGACGCGTATCTACGTTCTAAAAAATATTTAAGAAGCGATGTTCCTGAAGTTAAAATTGAGCAAGAACCTGCAGTTAATATAAAGCAAGAGCCAATTTTATCTATAGATATACCCAAAAGTAAAACATTAGAGGAATTATCCGGTGTAAAAGATTATATTGAGTTAAAAAAAATATTTTCTGCTCCAAAAGAAGTTTTGGAAAAATTAACAAAAAAAGTTTTAGATTTATCAATTAATAATGAAATATCTCTTTTAAATACCAAAGAATATTGGTTTGATTCTGCACAAGATATTAATTTAAATACTGAAAGTTTAGATAAACAAGAATTATATTATATAAAAAAAAGTGACGTTAAAAATGGTGAGCGATATATAGTCATTGGAGTCATTGGAGATCTTCACGGTAATTTTGAAGCTTTTGACCAAATTATAATGGATCTTATAGAAAATCGAAAAATTTTATCTTCAGATTTAAAAATAACAAATGATTATAAATTTATAGGACTTGGCGATTTTGTTGATAGAGGCAAAAAATCTTTAAATATAGTTTTAATTTTTATGATATTAAGATTGATCAATGGGGAAGGTGTTATTTTTTTAAAAGGTAATCACGAAGATTCAGCATTAACATCAGATGTGTATGATTTTTCAGAAGAATTGATGGATAAGTTGGATTGGGATACCAAGTCTTTTTATAATTTTTTCAAATTATTACCTGTTGCCTATTTTGCAAAAGATGAAAAAGATAAATTTTCTATGTTTAGTCATGGTGGCTGGACAAGAACGATATTAAAACAAGCTGATTTTTTTAAATCTGATAAAATTTTTTTAAAAATAAATTCACAAATGGCTCATTTTCTCCTATGGAATGATATAGATTTTATCTCTGAAAGTTCATATGGAATTAGACCAAGCAATAGAGGTGATGGTGTTTATGAAATGCCATATAAATCATGTTTGTCAGATATGAGGTTGTTGGGAATTTATAGAAAATATAATGGACATATGCATTTGGTACCCAAAGGCAATCCGCAATCAGATGAATATGATAATTTAAGGTATTATCATTCACCCGGATTTACTTATAAACATAGCTTATTGGATGAAGATACTCAAATTTATACAATAATAAGTAGTTCTATAATTTATGATGAATTTGGTATTGAAAATATATCTTATTACCCGTCTTATTTGGAATTGTGTTTTTACAGTTTAGGATGTGATGTTCATGGTTATATTAAAAAAGAGAATAATAATTTTTTTACCAGAACAGCTGTAAAAAAATATCATGAAACTTGGGAATATTTATATTTTTAA